The Quercus lobata isolate SW786 chromosome 4, ValleyOak3.0 Primary Assembly, whole genome shotgun sequence genome segment GTGAAGGAGCTCGTCCTCAGCGTTGGGAAGTTTGCCTCTAGAGGGATAACAGTCTcagccccataggtcatggcaAAAGGTGTCTCCCCTGTTGACCGCCGCGATGTagtccgataagtccataagacgtgtggcagctcttccacccatcttcccttaGCGTTATCTAGCCTTTTCTTAAGCCCGTTAACTATGACCTTGTTGACAGCCTCGACCTGCCCGTTTCCCTGAGGATAGGCTGGAGTTGAGTACCTGTTAGTGATCCCCAGCTCGCAGCAGTATCTTTTGAAGGCCTTGCTGTCAAACTGGAGTCCATTATCTGAAATGAAGGTGCGAGGGACTCCGAATCGTGTAACAATGTTTCTCTAGATGAATTTCTTAGCATCCGCATCTTAGCTTCGActcatttagtgaagtaatctgtGCTGACCAGTAGATATCTCTTATTTCCTGCTGCCTTTGGGAAATGCCCTACAATATCCAGACCCCACTAGGCGAATGGCCATGGACTGGATAGAGGGTTGAGGATCCCACCTGACTGATGAACATTCAGGGTgaacctttggcactggtcACACTTTTTAACGTATTCCAGGGCTTCCTTCTGCATCCCTGACCACTAGTATCCCTGGGTAATGGCTCGATGCGACAGAGATCTTCTTCCTGTGTGACTTCCGCAGATCCCTTCGTGCAGCTCTTCAAGCAGTAGTTCTGATACCTCAGGGTGGACACACAGTAAATATGGCTTGGAATATGAGCGTTTGTACAATTTGTGGTCCTCGGACAACTAGAATCGAGGAGCTTTTCTTCGGATTTTCTCTGCCTCCGACTTTTCCTCGAGCAAGACGTCATCCTTGAGGAACTTCACCATaaggtccatccagctagggcCCACTCTAACCTTATGAACATGGACCATGCCTTTGACTACTTCATTCGCTTTGTCCAGATGCTCGACGAGAATAATTTGGGGCAGATCCCATGTCGAGGAGGTGGCAAGCGTGGCCAGTGAATCTGCATGAGTGTTTCCACTCCTGGGGACGTGTAACAAGCTGAAAAAGTCGAAACCCGGTTGTAGGCATTTGACCCGGTTTAAGTACTCTTGCATCCTTGCGTCTCTGGCCTCTAATTCTCCATTTACCTGGCCTATTACCAGTCTTGAGCCCGAGAACATCTCTACtgcttttcctcccattttctatACCATGGCAATTCCTTGTAGCAGGACCTCATACTCGGCCTCGTTGTTCATGGCTGAGAACCCAAGTCTCAAGGACTTCTCTATGATGGTTTCCTCGGGAGATATTAGGACTAGCCCCACTCCAGATCCCCTTTGATTTGCTGCACCATCAACATACACCTTCCAACATGGGGGTCCTGATATAGAGATCACTCTAACCAATTTTCCCTCTATGTTCTGCTCCTTTGCCACTATTTCTACTGGGGGTTCAGCAAATTCGACTACTAAGTCAGCTAGGACCTAACCCTTTATAGAGGTCTGaggcatatatttgatatcaaaagctCCCAAAATTGTGCTCCATATGGCAATCCTTCCAGTGTAATCAGTGGTTCGAAGTACAGACTTCAAGGGTAGTTGGGTTAGAACAACCACTATGTGGGCTTGGAAATAATTGGGAGGCTTTTGCGTAGCGTGGACCACAGCCAGTATGGCTTTCTCCAAGGGTAGGTATCTGACCTCAGCATCATGCAGCGACTTACTCACGAAATAGATTGGCTTTTGGATGCCATTGTTATCCCGTATTAGCACCAAGCTCACAGTATGGGGGGCTACAACAATGTATGCGTACAGAACTTCATCGGCCTCgggactggacatgataggtggtcGGGATAAGTAATTCTTGAGTTACTGGAAAGCCACAACGTAGTCCTTGGACCACTCGaaccccttccacttgttgatcaagaGATAGAACGGTCTACATTTATCCGCCGACCTGGAAATGAATCGATTGAGGGCTGCGATCATCCTAGtaagcttttggacctctttTGCGTTTTGTGGTGGTTTCAGGTCGTTTATAGCCTTGATCTGGTCGGGGTTAACCTCGATTCCCCTATGAGTAACCATGTAGCCCAAAAACTTGCCTGACCCCACGCCAAATGAGCACTTGGAAGCATTCAAGCGCAGCTTATGCTTCCTCAAGACGCCAAAGGTGCTGCCGAGGTCCCTTAaatgctcggacaccactttactctttgCCACCATGTCATCGACATAGATTTCGATACTCTTGCCCAACTGTGGTTTGAACATTcttgtcatcatcctttgataagtgGATCCCGCATTCTTCAGACCAAACGGTATTACCTTGTAGTGGTAATTCCCAGTTGGTGTCACGAAGGTCGTTTTCTCCTGATCCTTCAGCactagtggtatttgatgatagccttgaaaggcatctaagaagctcatccgaTGATGGCCTGCTGTCGCATCCACTAACTGGTCTATCCGAGGCATTGGGAATGGGTCCTTAAGGCACGCCTTATTTAGGTCTGTGAAGTTCACGCAAACTCGCCACTTCccacttttcttcttgaccaccAGAGTGTTGGCTagccattcggggtaaaagacttctttgatagccccaacATGCTTAAACTTTGCCACTTCGTCCCTAATCGCATCGATATGCTCTTTTGATAGGCGAcgaggtggttgcttcttgggaGTGATGGCCGGGTTGACATTGAGGTGATGGCAGATAAAAGCTGGGTCGATCTTGGGGGCATCGCAGGCATCCCATGCAAATACGTCAATATTTCTTTTAAGGAACTCAATCAGCTCCCTTTTCTCTTGAAGAGGCAGCTGAGCCCTTACTCGGAAGAATTTCTCCGGGTCGCCGCCAATAACCACCTTTTCTAGATCTTCGCATTTCGCCTCCTCGGCAGTTATgaccggggggggggggtaaaacCGGGGTCTTTAGTTGCTATAAATTCTTCTCAGCAAAGGCCGAGGATTCCGCATCGAGCCGATGTGAGATGGCCGCTACCACGCATTGCCTCACCGTGGGTTGGCAACCACGGATTTCAAGGACTTGGTCCCCTGACAGGAATTTCACCTTCTGGTGCAACGAGGAAGCAACAGCCCCTAAGGTATGGAGCCAAGGCCTACCGACGATGGCTGTATAGGGAGAGTAGGTGTCCACCACGATGAAGTTCACCTCCACTATCTCTGGGCCGGTTTGAATTGGCAGCCTAATCAGGCCCATTGGAATGACAAGCTTCTCGTCGAAGCTCATCAGAGGGGAGTTGCAGGGCATCAAGTCTTCTGGTTTTAACCccagccccttgtataggtcgGGATACATAACCTCGGTCGCGTTGCCGCCATCCACCATCACTCTTTTCACATCGTAGTCCCCGATTCTGAGGGTGATTAGCAgcgcatcgtcgtggggttgaaTGGTCCTGATTTTGTTTTCCTCTGAAAAACTCAAAATGGGACGAAAGTTCATTCTGGCCCTCTTCGGCCCTGGTTGGGACTCCTCGGTAGGCGGTTGAGCCACCGATAACACTCGTGCAGAGCGCATGCTTGTTCTCCCTGGTGTGGTCACGATTACGTTGATCGTTCCTGTAGGTGGCCTTAGGGCAGCATCCCTCCTGGCTTCTTGATGGCCTCGATGACTACTAGAATGATGCAGAAGGTGCTTCAGCTTTCCTTCCCGAACTAGCTAGTCCAGGTGGTTCCAAAGGTTCTTGCAGTTCTCTGTGGTATGACCATGGTcttggtggtattggcaataaaaGTTCTAATCACGCCTTGAAGGTTCTCCCGCCATCTTGTTCGGGCACCTAAAGTATGGCtcgttcttgattttctccaaaaCTCGATGTATTGGTTCTCGGAATACGGTGTTGACAGTCTGTGCATTGGTTGTTTCGGGTTGCCTTACGAAGTCCCTCCTCGGGCAGTTGTTGTTATaccgatccgacctgaaatccctcctctcctgagggataaccttatcTTTTCCTCTTCCCTGCAACTGGTCTTCCTCCACTCGCTTATACTTGTTGATCCGATCCATTAGTTGGCGCATACTGGTGGCGGGTTTGCTGGTCAGAGAGTTTCTCAAACCGTGATCGGCTGGGAGAATATTTTTGAAAGTGATAATGGCGACGTCGTCGAAATTGTCTTCCATCTCATTGTACGTCTCCCAATATATGTCCGAGTAGGCCTTTAAGGTTTCTCCGTCATGCATGGATAGCAACAACAAAGCGCTCAAAGGCTGAGGGGCTCTGCAGTTCGTAACGAAGCGGGAACCAAAAGCTTGGGTCAGCTGCCTGTACGAATCTATGGAGTTTGTCTTTAGACCattaaaccacctcatcgccactgGTCCCAAGCTAGACAGgaaaaccttgcacatcagCGCCTCGTTCCTAGAATGGACAGCCATCCTTTGGTTgaactggctcacatgctccacatGGTCTATTTTACCATTGTAAATGGCGAAGGTCGACTGCTGGAACCGTTGAGGAAGTATGGCCCCTTCTATGTGATGTGTAAAAGGCGACTTGGAGAGTTGATCCAATGCCCtgctcatggcatcgtttcccaagcccctaggAGATGGGCTTCTGTGACTACACCTCTGGTAGTGCTCTCCTTCATGGGAGAAGGTCTCACTTGGGGGAGTCCTCGATCTTCGTCTATAGTCATCGACACTTTCATCGTCAGAAGGCATGTCAAGCCTGGATCGAGATTGCCTTTGCTGTGCATGGTGCAGCTTTCTCTTCAGATTGTCTATTTCTCGCTGCATGGATCGCCTATCATTCTATTTCTGATACATATGGCTCCTAACTTCTTCTAGTTGCGGAGCCCGGTTGTTATTTTGTCTTTGAAGCACGTGACTACCCGCGCGAGAGTGGCTCTTGCTGGTCTGAGTGGTGTTTACGCTACCCTATTGAAATCTTCCATTCTCTTCATTTCGATCACGTTCAAGGTTAGGAAAGTTACCCTGTTGTTGGGATTTGGCTGGTTTGGGCTGATGGGAGCCTGCTTGATGAGGGCTTGACCCTAACATGCCTGACCGTTGTCCTTACTAACAcacaagttctccccacagacggcgccaattgtagggactggGTTCGAGCGCTCCTTCTATCGGACAAAAGGTctcaagcccaactagcccaatacaatgaatttttaaagAATGAGTTTAAGAACTAGGCCTTAGTCCGAACCACGATCACTAAACACAGTTAGGTGTGGGCTGAGTAACAAGGAAATGGGTTGAAGTATGGAATTTTGTTCTCGGGCGTTTCGTCCGAGGAACTgagtattcttcttcttcttcttctttcagtACTAGGTTACAGGGGTTTTCAAGATCATGCAAACTGCCACaacttcttcctttttctctctttctgctCTTTTTCCTTGATCCCTCAttcttggagggtctctcacattatatacttctttccagTCAATcttgaccctccacttgttgatcatacatgtcactacttgagtgctcgtcccatcagccactttcccaaaccctctgtgagttgcggcaaccaaggccgcactgttcaggggtcatttccttattaatgcggccagaacgtTAGTTGGGTGCATTCAATGCGAATGTGACAGTTTCTCCTTAGATTGCTTCTACACCATACGCCTATGGATACCCTACTGTACTTATCCTTCTTCTAAGGGCGCTCTGGGAGGCTGCCTTTGCCGGTGTGCTGTTTTCTCCTCTTGGGATTTGGGATGCCGAGAACAAGATCATCCTCGGCAACGTTTCTAGGCCTTTTGTCCGTTCTCGACTATTTCTCCCTTCTCggcgcgggccttgggcccaaTACAAAGTGGGCCAGGGTTGTCAAATTCCTTGGCCCCACAAGGTCAGCTCTATACTACTACAAAAATTCCAAAGCCCTCATAAATCGAGGTATGCATGATTCCTtagctctggcactctagagttgtggaAATTCTCTTTTTAACTTAACTTTCGAAGGATATTTGACCGGTGCCACACCAGTACTCTTTGTAAGGTCTTCTCTGTGTTTTTGTTTCGTAGGTCCCATCAAGAGCACGTGAAGACTGTTTGACTCACTAAcgattttttgcatcattagTCACAATATTTTGTGTTAACCCTTCCTTTACCTCTTCCATCTAGACGTATAGTTACTAACTATTCTTTCaattaccattttttaaaatcGAAATTTGATGGATTACATACCATTAAAATAAGTTCATCTAATGAGTTTGCATTAATTTACAAGTAAAATATAATGTCATAATAAGATATCTGAGAAGGTTTGGATACCAttctttgtcaaaaaaaaaaaaaaaactctacattaggttttttttttttcatcaaaccCATTTCTTTCCAAACCATTATAGCAATGGTGGAgctttttgggggggggggggggaagggatgctataaatatatataatacttatttattacttatacattgaatgtttgtaattttgatttaacatatgatattttattacataaacaaaaattacatcaaataaGTGTTTACATCTTTGTAGAAAAAAAGTAAGTCATgacatttctaaaaaaatacaaatcaatttaataaaaataaaataaaatataattaaattatatatggtaTACATTAAATACACTTTTATATAATGAGTTATGTATGATATATGAGCATTTAGagggaattaaaaaaaacattagtcaactatataaatattttacatgtttttagtaaaaatttagggggggccaatattgaaatttatgtccaaaattattttcttttaacaaaaaatacaagAGGGAATGAGgatttttgaaaagtcaaaggggccatggcccctcttagcccccccccccccccttcctcCATCCCTACTatggtaaataaataaaaaattatctcaaCTATGCCTCATACCCAAATCAAATaattagtgtgcgtttggataccgtttattttgttgaaaactgaaaacaataaaaaagaatattttggtTACTGTTCATTAATGAATTTACAGTTCATTGGCCTGATTGCATTGTTCATGGGACAAACGCTggacttaaataaaaaaaataaaaaaaaaagccaaaaaatccAACTACTCTAAATGCAGACGCAAACACTCACTATCCAAACGGAGCTTTAGAATACAACATCaacaaaccaaaccaaaacaaacacagatCAACCCAACCACAaatcaaataaacccaaaaaaaaaaaaaaaaaccacacgaACCCTCAACGATGACCACAATGAGGACACAACACCGATGTGACCTAACAACCCACGATGGTGATGCATGTCCAGCAACCTCCTCCACATAGATCGTAACCCAGCTAGCTTGAATACTCCACACCCACCATCGAATGATCAACCCTTTAGAAGGCCAACGATGACATCAATGGTGAAATCAATCAACCCAAGACAGTTTTCCTAATTTCATTACAATTGAGCTAAAGAAAGAGCGACCTCCGTGTATTCTAGcatgaagagagaaagagagagagagagattaaaaacataattaatttgGTGTAACAAGCTGTAGTGTGCTCACTCCAAGCAATGAGCCACTGTTCAAAAACTAATTTGGTTGTTAGTTTTGATGAGGCTGATGTGTGActgttttaaagaaaatttgttatattttggtGAAGTAGGCCTGTTGCAAATACTCTAAGACTCAAAAATTTGGTTCgcttacaaaaataaaatagccATTATTGTTTTGCCTTGATAATAAGGGGCTTTAggcttcaaaaaaataataataaggggCTTTATAGTGTTTGATTTAGTGGTAAGAACTAACGAATTAGCACACATTATAAACGTTAAGTGTTGGAAAAACACATGTTTATattgcatacaaaacatacgcaaTGAAAAATTAACGAATCTACTTCATTtgtaattgataacatgtaccatgtaaatttcagaatataagaacaagagattgtaccttggtgcggtgaaattcaaaaccaaatattagaagtacttgggaacattcttaatcttcactccaattccacttgatacccaagaagtgtggtctctcaatcaatttATATGAATGCGTTCAAGAGAGAATAAGAAAGTGTCCAACACTTACATACAAACAATTTCATAGTTTtacaaaattctgtatgtttttctccttataattgattatctaattgggctagccttttgggccattccAACTGGGTTTTAGTATGTGGTTTGGAGTGGGActaaaagggaacaaataatactctagctccaatgggccttgggcttctttgttaactcttgacaagtctaaaattaccattaattatatttaataccactatataaatataattgcactctaagccttattaataaattatatctcaaaactttattgtacatgcaaactcttcataaaatattaatagTAATATGAAGTAAGGGTAAGTAGAGTGATACCAGAGCTGATCCAACTGTATCGCCTCTGGCATCGACCAATTGAGCTGAGGCTGGCGATCGGATGGAGAACCCACTCGATGCCAATGCAGTGCTACTGTCGGAACTGCAACTCCAAACCTTGGTTATCGAACCGACTGACATGGCGATATTAGTTTGTTTCGTTCTGTTTCTTTCATTGATTCAGtagtgttttcacttttcatgttttgtgttttgcttttttttttttgcactttgaTTGTTAGGGAGGGGAGACTAAGACTGAGAGAGTTCTCTCActcttcaatcatttttttatttattttctataacttaaaaaaattatgaagtaCAAACAAATTGGAATTGGGATTTATAAAAGGTGTTTGGCTCTTTATCTTTACTTCTTTGACTGGTCTTGTAGATTGGTTCAAGTGCTAGCCAAAGTATAAAAAGAACAAGCACAAAAAACCGACCACACCGATTAAACCGATTGCAAAAAACCACACCACTATAGGTTGGAAAACCAACCCTAACCGGTATGCATCGGTTTTAATTATGAGAAAACCAACCCCTATCGGTTTGGTAATAAATTTGAGTAAAAACCGAGCCGATCGGACCGTGCACACCCCTAAattacaaagtcatgaatgtagactgttactttgaagattactacatcttaatccttgattACCCGGTTTAATcatttaagttattcatcatatatttatgaaatccaatttcataaatatatactttagtaactccttactaatgtggatttcataaatatatactttagtaactccttactaatgtggttaggcctaacaatCTGAATAACCGAACTCATTAAATttatctcaagagaatattttatatcttcgttaagagattataaattccatcttaagaatatatgttccattaaCACTAAATGTGGTTGCCTAACGTACTGAGATTTTGATTGTAACTTTAGATCTccctcctgatatatcaaaacaacctGCACTTCATGATcagatttattattctctcaagattaagagttcatgtaaatagaagtcatgagatttattattcatttgatagttgttaggagaataataaatcttacaGCGGTCTAGTTTAATATGTCTTAActtttaaaacatatcaacatgcTAACTAAAAGTCTCTagttccatgatcaagacaaatcatcttagttgatatgttatagtctttgcagatgaaatgtccaatttcatcactgactacgaactaaaattctgagtttacaaagaacttatgACTTATATTTTCTGTGATTAAATcatataaatcacatactatgcatctcgtggactatatgataatgtccaaatattaatgttaccattattttagataataatataacaactttattaattacaacattaagtcatatataatgtcatacatagtatcatacaataggatttaaggtcACTAATTCTAACACTAAGTTCATCATATcgtatttataaaaaaaatttcaaagacaaatttattttgtctttgaaaatgcgattttgaaaaaatgtataatgaacTCTAAGTTGGTCATATCTATAAACCCTTCAAACAACAGCTTCATTTTGTCTTTGAAAATGTAATgtttgctaaaaagaaaaaaacgtgAGCTTTTTAAAAGGGAAAATTATActctttttttggggtaaaatcCCAAGGAAAAACATTGGTCACAAAGCCCAGATTAACCCAATATATACCCCTATGTGAGACTCATCACATCACATACCTATACAACACAAACTCAATGAATACATAATCAAATATGGGGTATTACATTTTCACCCTAAATTATCAccttaattagtaattacacTTAACCCTTTGAACTATCGAAATGTATTACAAACCcttcaatttcaaaaataagttacaCAATTTGTTGCTATCTGTTTTGCTACTAAGTATGATAAAATTTAGCATGAAAGACCAATttaccatggttttaaaaaccggtacggTCAAAGAACCGGTAAAGAGATTGATTATCGGTTTTATGGTCCAACCGGAGTTGAACCGATGGTCGAATCgatgatgtcataaataatttaatttaaaatatttaaataaaatttatgtgaatttttatttttcataaattatattaagaaaatattttaaaaaataaaaaaaatttcattatttttcatttttttcctaattaataattattgaaaaaGTATAATTTGCTATTTAAgtttcatgtatatatatatatgtatatattacaaataatattttttttgattgaatatataaataatagtttgatatttaactttcaacttttaactatttattaaaaaaaaaaaaaaacccgaaaatCAAAGTTCAAAAGGTCAGAATGACTAGACAAGTCATTCATCACCTTACTTCTCTAGCATGCTTTGCCTTCAATAGCAAGTGTCAGACTCACTTACCCACACACGTTCACTCTACTTtgcccttttgttttttcttcttttttttattccctttaaATCTCTAACCACACATTATCACCTACCCCTCAAATCAGATTCAAACCCCTTTCTAAATTTTACTCAGTTTTTTTTCCACACTTTTTCCGTAATGCAGTAAACTTCATTTCTGCCGCTCCCTCTCAAATCTCaagtctttctctttctcaagaTAAGTTTTTGATAGTctttctttacattttattCCAGTCAAAGCTCAAAGCACAGATTTCTTATACATATCATCCAatagaagtattttttttattttattttcaccacAAATTTTCTCCAATTTTACTTTAGGGCAAATCTAAGAAGTTTGTTCtattttatttcagtttttCTTCAGATTCAAGAACCGGTTTAACTGCACCGATTTTCGGTTTTCCAGTTGAACCGGCCGGTCCGGtccgatttttaaaactatgtaaTTTACACATCAAATGTCTATTTTGAAGAGAgaggtaaattaatatttcaatgttaaaattttaaacataacaCCATGACAAATGACAATATGGACATTGAAGCAAAGTTATAACTTTGAAATGTCAATCATGccaaatattaaatataatattttt includes the following:
- the LOC115985838 gene encoding uncharacterized protein LOC115985838; this encodes MRSARVLSVAQPPTEESQPGPKRARMNFRPILSFSEENKIRTIQPHDDALLITLRIGDYDVKRVMVDGGNATEVMYPDLYKGLGLKPEDLMPCNSPLMSFDEKLVIPMGLIRLPIQTGPEIVEVNFIVVDTYSPYTAIVGRPWLHTLGAVASSLHQKVKFLSGDQVLEIRGCQPTVRQCVVAAISHRLDAESSAFAEKNL
- the LOC115985839 gene encoding uncharacterized protein LOC115985839, which gives rise to MQREIDNLKRKLHHAQQRQSRSRLDMPSDDESVDDYRRRSRTPPSETFSHEGEHYQRCSHRSPSPRGLGNDAMSRALDQLSKSPFTHHIEGAILPQRFQQSTFAIYNGKIDHVEHVSQFNQRMAVHSRNEALMCKVFLSSLGPVAMRWFNGLKTNSIDSYRQLTQAFGSRFVTNCRAPQPLSALLLLSMHDGETLKAYSDIYWETYNEMEDNFDDVAIITFKNILPADHGLRNSLTSKPATSMRQLMDRINKYKRVEEDQLQGRGKDKVIPQERRDFRSDRYNNNCPRRDFVRQPETTNAQTVNTVFREPIHRVLEKIKNEPYFRCPNKMAGEPSRRD